CACATTTTATATCCAATAAAGGTACGGCAAAAGCGGTAGATGGCATAGATTTTGTTTTAAGAAAAGGCGAAACGATGGGGATAGTTGGAGAATCTGGATGTGGAAAATCTATGACTTCGTTATCTATTCTTCGATTAATACCATCTCCACCAGGGAAAATTGTTGATGGGCAAGTATTATTGAAGGGACAAGACTTAGTGACGATGTCTGAAGAGGAGATACGAAAAATAAGAGGAAATCGCATTTCGATGATTTTTCAAGAACCAATGACTAGTTTAAACCCAGTTATCCCAGTAGGCGAGCAAATCGCGGAAGCACTCAGATTACACCAGGGGTTGTCCAAAAAGCAAGCATGGGATAAATCAGTTGAAATGATTGGTCTTGTTGGAATACCTTCGCCTGAAAAAAGAGCGAAGCAAGAACCTTTTCAACTAAGTGGTGGTATGAGACAAAGAATTATGATTGCAATGGCATTAGCTTGTACTCCTGAAGTTCTAATTGCAGATGAGCCAACTACTGCGTTAGATGTAACGATTCAGGCTCAAATATTAGAAATCATGAAAGATTTACAAAAGAAAATTGGCATGGGCATCATTTTCATCACACATGATCTAGGAGTAGTAGCAGAAATGTGTGATCAAGTTGGTGTAATGTATGCGGGTCAAATTGTAGAACATCAAGATACCAAAGATCTATTTAAAAATCCTTTGCATCCTTATACTCAAGGGTTAATCGGATCCCTTCCTAAGTTATATGAAGATCAGGAAGAACTGCAAATTATTGAAGGAACTGTACCGAGTCCTTATGAATATCCAGAGGGTTGTCGATTTGCGGAAAGATGTCCATTTGCAACGGATATTTGTATCCAAAAGCAACCAAATCTTATCCAGTATGATGAAAATAGTAAAGTTAGATGTTGGAAATATTCTGATGAATGGCAAGATAGTTTAACAAAAGAGGGGGTAGCACTATGAGTAATCTTCTCAAAGAGAAAAGTCCGTTGTTAAAAGTCTCTGATTTGAAGCAGCACTTTGCATTGAAAAAAGAGGCAATCTTCCAACCGAAACAAGTTGTAAAAGCAGTTGATGGAATTAACTTTGATCTGTATCCTGGAGAAACGTTAAGTATCGTAGGTGAATCGGGATGCGGGAAATCGACAACTGGAAGATCTATTTTACGTTTAGATGAACCGACTGATGGAGATGTATTATTTAAAGGTGAATCTCTGTTAAAAATGAATAAAAAAGAGTTACGAAATGTTAGAGGAAATATTCAAGTGATTTTTCAAGACCCATATGCTTCGTTAAACCCAAGAAGAACAATACGTCAAATGTTAGAGGAAGCAATGGCTATACAAAAAGTACTCCCTCCTAACCAGAGAGAGGCTAGAATGTTAGAGTTGATGAAACATGTTGGGTTACGTCCAGAGTATTTGGAAAGATATCCACATGAATTTTCTGGGGGACAACGCCAACGAATTGGAATAGCAAGAGCACTTGCGGTAAATCCAGAAATAATCATTTGCGATGAGGCGGTTTCTGCTCTAGATGTATCGATTCAAGCGCAAATATTAAATTTACTAAAAAAGCTTCAAAAAGATTATGATCTGACATTTTTATTTATTTCTCATGATTTAAGTGTTGTTCGACATATTTCGGATCGTGTTATGGTTATGTATCTAGGGAAAGTTGTAGAAATTGCTGATAAGTCTTCTCTATTTAACAATCCTATGCACCCTTACACGAAAGCTCTTCTGTCAGCTATTCCTGTAATAGATGAAACAAAGAGAAGAGAAAGAATCATTTTAAAGGGGGACGTTCCATCTCCTATAAATCCTCCTACAGGTTGTAGATTTCACACGCGCTGTCCTTTTGCTACAGAACGCTGCCGTCAAGAGGAACCTTTATTAAGAGAAGTAGATACTAATCATTCGGTCGCTTGTCATTTTGCAGAGGAATTACTATCATAAAAAATGGTCACTTGTACGATTTACTAATTGTCATAATGAAGATACTATAATGGAATACGGTTATTATAAGAGAGGACGTATGCATCATGATGCCTTTGGAATCTTTTTCATTATACGTCTTGATTTGTGTATTAGCTCCTCTTGTAGGAGCTTTTACACTTTCATTTGTAATGATTTTTGAACGACAAATTGACAATCTGCAGAAAGAAGCTTCAAAGCTTGCGTTGGAAAAAGAATTACAGCACGCAAATTACGATCAGTTAAATCAGCAAATACAACCTCACTTTTTTTTCAATACGCTTAATACAATGTTAAGTTTGGCTCGGCTTGACCGAAAAGAAGAATTGATAAAAGGCTTGGAAGTAATGGCAAAGTTTTTTAAGTTTAAATATGTTACGCATGCTTCTCTTATTAAAGTGGAAGATGAAATTGCATATGTAAATAATTATTTAGATATCCAAATTTTACGTTTCGCGGAACGACTTGAAGTTACTAAAAATGTAGAAGCTTTTTGCGAAAATGCTTTATTGCCCCCGTTTATGATACAAACTATAGTCGAAAATGCATTTAAACATGGTTTTGAGAAGAATATGGGCCCTGCCCGTTTGAAAATAAATGTGTATAATTCAGATGGTTTTATGTATATAGAAGTATGGAATTCCTACTTTATTGAACCTATTAATGAAAAGAAAGAGTATAGCCCACAAGAAGAGGGGTATGGAATTCGAAACATACAAAAGAGATTAGATCTGTTATTTCCAGAACAAGTACATTATTTAAATATGAGATACATTGGTGATGAAACACTTGTTGAAGTGAAATTTCCGTTAACCAAATAAATAAGAGAGAGGAGGAAGGGATTATGAATATTCTACTTGTAGATGATGAAACATTAGAGTTAGATCAATTGGAATATATTATGAAACCCCATTTTCCGAATTGGACGTTTTACAAAGCACAAGATGCGTCCATTGCTCTTCAAATAGCGGGTAAGATTAATGTTTCTCTAGCATTTCTAGATATTCAAATGCCAGGAAAGAGCGGTTTAGAGTTGGCTAAAGAATTAAAGAAAAATTATACAATGGACATAATTATGGTTACAGCTTATCAATCGTTTGAATATGCTCAATCTTCCTTACGGATAGGGGTCAATGACTATTTAACAAAACCTATAGTAGAAAATGAATTGTTGGGATTGCTTGAAAAGTATAGAAAATGGATATCTCAAAATGACTCCATTCAAGAAGTTTTGCGTATTATTCGTGAGGAATATAACGAAAAACTTAGCCTTAGTATAGTAGCGAATCGAATACACTTGAATGCAACTTATTTAAGTCGTAAATTTTATGAAGAAGTGGGAATCGGATTTGCAGATTATTTAAATGCATATCGGCTCGAAATGGCGAAAAAAATATTATTAGAGCATAAAGAATTGAGTATGGCTGTTGTTTCTGAAAAAGCTGGATTTAACAGTCAGCATTATTTTAGTTCCATGTTTAAAAAACAAAATGGGATAACCCCATCGGAATATCGAGTAAATCCCAAAAAAGCGAAAGGTTTTGGAATATGAAAACCTATCGTCACTATATTACGGGTTCTTTAATTT
The nucleotide sequence above comes from Psychrobacillus glaciei. Encoded proteins:
- a CDS encoding ABC transporter ATP-binding protein yields the protein MTNEIVLEVKNLKTHFISNKGTAKAVDGIDFVLRKGETMGIVGESGCGKSMTSLSILRLIPSPPGKIVDGQVLLKGQDLVTMSEEEIRKIRGNRISMIFQEPMTSLNPVIPVGEQIAEALRLHQGLSKKQAWDKSVEMIGLVGIPSPEKRAKQEPFQLSGGMRQRIMIAMALACTPEVLIADEPTTALDVTIQAQILEIMKDLQKKIGMGIIFITHDLGVVAEMCDQVGVMYAGQIVEHQDTKDLFKNPLHPYTQGLIGSLPKLYEDQEELQIIEGTVPSPYEYPEGCRFAERCPFATDICIQKQPNLIQYDENSKVRCWKYSDEWQDSLTKEGVAL
- a CDS encoding ABC transporter ATP-binding protein; the protein is MSNLLKEKSPLLKVSDLKQHFALKKEAIFQPKQVVKAVDGINFDLYPGETLSIVGESGCGKSTTGRSILRLDEPTDGDVLFKGESLLKMNKKELRNVRGNIQVIFQDPYASLNPRRTIRQMLEEAMAIQKVLPPNQREARMLELMKHVGLRPEYLERYPHEFSGGQRQRIGIARALAVNPEIIICDEAVSALDVSIQAQILNLLKKLQKDYDLTFLFISHDLSVVRHISDRVMVMYLGKVVEIADKSSLFNNPMHPYTKALLSAIPVIDETKRRERIILKGDVPSPINPPTGCRFHTRCPFATERCRQEEPLLREVDTNHSVACHFAEELLS
- a CDS encoding sensor histidine kinase, which encodes MMPLESFSLYVLICVLAPLVGAFTLSFVMIFERQIDNLQKEASKLALEKELQHANYDQLNQQIQPHFFFNTLNTMLSLARLDRKEELIKGLEVMAKFFKFKYVTHASLIKVEDEIAYVNNYLDIQILRFAERLEVTKNVEAFCENALLPPFMIQTIVENAFKHGFEKNMGPARLKINVYNSDGFMYIEVWNSYFIEPINEKKEYSPQEEGYGIRNIQKRLDLLFPEQVHYLNMRYIGDETLVEVKFPLTK
- a CDS encoding response regulator transcription factor, with amino-acid sequence MNILLVDDETLELDQLEYIMKPHFPNWTFYKAQDASIALQIAGKINVSLAFLDIQMPGKSGLELAKELKKNYTMDIIMVTAYQSFEYAQSSLRIGVNDYLTKPIVENELLGLLEKYRKWISQNDSIQEVLRIIREEYNEKLSLSIVANRIHLNATYLSRKFYEEVGIGFADYLNAYRLEMAKKILLEHKELSMAVVSEKAGFNSQHYFSSMFKKQNGITPSEYRVNPKKAKGFGI